Proteins encoded within one genomic window of Xylophilus sp. GOD-11R:
- a CDS encoding DUF1328 domain-containing protein, whose amino-acid sequence MLKYAIIFAIISLIAGALGFTGVAAGSAGIAKILFGLFLLVAIVFVVLAALGVGAVRKAID is encoded by the coding sequence ATGCTCAAGTACGCGATCATCTTCGCCATCATTTCGCTGATTGCCGGCGCGCTCGGCTTTACCGGCGTTGCTGCCGGCTCGGCCGGTATCGCCAAGATTCTGTTCGGCCTGTTCCTGCTCGTGGCCATCGTCTTCGTGGTGCTCGCCGCCCTGGGCGTGGGCGCGGTCCGAAAGGCGATCGACTGA
- the gstA gene encoding glutathione transferase GstA has translation MKLYFSPGACSLSPHIVLHEAGIAHEAIPAPTKTHKLPDGTDYYSINPLGYVPLLELDDGTRLREAAVIVQYVADLAPMKNLIPAHGTMARYRMLEWLNFIATELHKGTSPLFNPSTSDEMKQAVKLKLKSRYTWLDAQLEGRDYLGGDNFSVADAYLFVVTGWAQKMNVDIGGLQRLHGHYSRTAARPAVKAALEMEQQQQQQQQQQ, from the coding sequence ATGAAGCTTTATTTCAGCCCCGGCGCCTGCTCCTTGTCACCGCATATCGTGCTGCACGAGGCCGGCATCGCGCATGAGGCGATTCCCGCGCCGACCAAGACCCACAAGCTGCCCGACGGTACCGACTACTACAGCATCAACCCACTGGGCTACGTGCCGCTGCTCGAGCTCGACGACGGCACCCGGCTGCGCGAGGCGGCGGTCATCGTGCAATACGTGGCCGATCTGGCGCCGATGAAGAACCTGATCCCGGCACACGGCACCATGGCCCGCTACCGCATGCTGGAGTGGCTCAACTTCATCGCGACCGAGCTGCACAAGGGCACCAGCCCGCTGTTCAACCCGAGCACGTCGGACGAGATGAAGCAGGCCGTCAAGCTGAAGCTGAAATCGCGCTACACCTGGCTCGACGCGCAGCTCGAAGGCCGTGACTATCTCGGCGGCGACAACTTCAGCGTGGCCGACGCCTACCTCTTCGTCGTGACCGGCTGGGCGCAGAAGATGAACGTGGACATCGGCGGCCTGCAGCGCCTGCACGGCCACTACAGCCGGACCGCGGCCCGGCCGGCAGTCAAGGCGGCGCTTGAGATGGAGCAACAGCAGCAGCAACAACAGCAACAACAGTGA
- a CDS encoding transglutaminase family protein: protein MTNITSLRCDLEYAIHADTHFCFNIQASRRGDQRILDESLTITPGIQVRQFEDPNNGNRFFRCDGIPGKLVVRYDARIENTRQKPDHSLVECSITDMPNEVLHYLLPSRFCQSDVMSRAAQHLFGRVPQGYQRVSHICDWIRENIAYQLGTSNATTSAQDVYLQRAGVCRDYAHLAITFCRALNIPARLVVGYVHFDEPPQDFHATFEAWLGGQWVMFDPTNLAPAEAVVRVGTGRDAKDTAFATMFGAVTMSYMHIQVNHDGQPPLDDPDPREATVQRLIMA, encoded by the coding sequence GTGACGAACATCACCAGCCTCCGCTGCGATCTCGAATACGCGATCCACGCGGACACCCATTTCTGTTTCAACATCCAGGCCTCGCGTCGTGGCGACCAGCGCATCCTCGACGAGTCGCTGACCATTACCCCCGGCATCCAGGTGCGGCAGTTCGAAGACCCCAACAACGGCAACCGCTTTTTCCGTTGTGACGGCATTCCCGGCAAGCTGGTCGTGCGTTACGACGCACGCATCGAGAACACGCGCCAGAAGCCGGACCATTCGCTGGTCGAATGCAGCATCACCGACATGCCCAACGAGGTGCTGCACTACCTGCTGCCCAGCCGCTTCTGCCAGTCCGATGTGATGAGCCGGGCTGCCCAGCATCTGTTCGGCCGGGTTCCGCAGGGCTACCAGCGGGTGAGCCACATCTGCGACTGGATCCGTGAAAACATCGCCTACCAACTGGGCACCAGCAATGCCACCACCAGCGCCCAGGACGTCTACCTGCAGCGCGCCGGTGTCTGCCGCGACTACGCCCACCTGGCCATCACCTTCTGCCGGGCGCTCAACATTCCGGCCCGTCTGGTGGTCGGTTATGTGCATTTCGACGAGCCGCCACAGGACTTTCACGCCACCTTCGAAGCGTGGCTGGGTGGCCAGTGGGTGATGTTCGATCCGACCAACCTCGCGCCCGCTGAGGCAGTCGTGCGTGTGGGGACCGGTCGGGACGCCAAAGACACCGCTTTCGCCACCATGTTCGGCGCGGTGACCATGTCGTACATGCATATTCAGGTGAACCACGACGGCCAGCCGCCGCTGGATGATCCGGACCCGCGCGAGGCGACGGTGCAGCGGCTGATAATGGCCTGA
- the rsmG gene encoding 16S rRNA (guanine(527)-N(7))-methyltransferase RsmG, giving the protein MTITLEEGVEQIGLRLSSTQLSQLHAYLAMLQKWNRVYNLTAVRNPIEMVTHHLLDSLSVIPSLLREREGGKPFTLLDVGSGGGLPGAVIAICCPQAQVSCVDTVAKKAAFQQQIGLELKLPNLRGLHARVENLREPNDVVCSRAFASLADFTQWSAGSLAPNGVWMALKGKHPVDEIALLPSTVEVFHVEQLVVPGLEADRCIVWMRSTT; this is encoded by the coding sequence ATGACAATTACCTTGGAGGAGGGCGTCGAACAAATCGGTTTGCGCCTTTCAAGCACCCAATTGAGCCAACTGCATGCCTACCTCGCGATGCTGCAGAAATGGAACCGGGTCTACAACCTCACCGCCGTACGCAATCCGATCGAGATGGTTACCCACCATCTGCTCGATAGTCTCTCGGTGATTCCAAGCCTGTTGCGAGAGCGGGAAGGGGGCAAGCCGTTCACGCTGCTTGATGTGGGTTCCGGCGGAGGTTTGCCCGGCGCCGTCATTGCTATTTGCTGCCCACAGGCACAGGTGAGTTGTGTGGACACGGTGGCAAAGAAGGCCGCTTTCCAGCAGCAGATCGGGCTGGAGTTGAAACTGCCCAACCTGCGCGGCCTTCACGCACGCGTAGAAAATCTCCGCGAGCCTAATGACGTGGTTTGTTCTCGCGCCTTTGCATCACTGGCGGATTTCACCCAATGGTCCGCCGGGTCGCTGGCGCCCAACGGCGTCTGGATGGCATTGAAAGGCAAACACCCGGTCGACGAAATCGCATTACTGCCCTCGACCGTTGAAGTGTTTCACGTGGAACAGCTTGTAGTTCCCGGCTTGGAGGCCGATCGCTGCATCGTGTGGATGCGTTCCACCACGTAA
- a CDS encoding ABC transporter ATP-binding protein/permease: protein MTAPNEAPTGHAPIPSTPLPADPRGRLRLRDSWALLKPYWVSEDRKAALGLLAVVVGLNLAVVAVNVWLNNWNRIFYNTLESRDFPGFKTALAQFCAIAGVFIVVAVLKQFATMRLEMRWRTWMTNRFLERWMAHQAYYRIEQGGRADNPDQRISEDIRSLTSDSLTLSLGLLNSVVTLVSFVAILWTLSGPLSFSLAGHAVTIPGYMVWTALVYAVLGSWITHKVGKPLIGLYFRQEQTEAGFRYGLVRLRENAEGVALYHGESSEKSQLRARFELIRDNWQGLIRYMRRLVFVNSGYSQVAIVFPLIVAAPRYFSGQLTLGGLMQINSAFGQVQGALSWFVDSYASLVNWQASANRLLDLEQAIVGAERDEAQRDGSRGIAVDASADGAVHAHGLVLNVPGRDADAPLTAPVELAVRPGERWLVSGPSGSGKSVLFRALAGIWPYGGGRIAHPAGKSLLFLPQKSYVPTGSLADALCYPQTASEYDAATLRALLHDCRLDGLVERLDDVDNWSMRLSPGEQQRLAFGRAVLQRPDYLFLDEATSALDEESEAAMYALVQERLPGTAVVSIAHRSTVARWHERQVRYLPQDGGRGPFAPAEVPLPAA from the coding sequence ATGACCGCTCCGAACGAAGCGCCCACCGGCCATGCCCCGATCCCGTCCACCCCGCTGCCCGCCGACCCGCGCGGGCGGCTGCGCCTGAGAGACAGCTGGGCGCTGCTCAAGCCCTACTGGGTCTCCGAAGACCGCAAGGCCGCGCTTGGGCTGCTAGCCGTGGTGGTGGGCCTGAACCTCGCGGTGGTGGCGGTGAACGTGTGGCTCAACAACTGGAACCGCATCTTCTACAACACGCTGGAGTCGCGCGACTTCCCCGGCTTCAAGACCGCGCTGGCGCAGTTCTGCGCGATCGCCGGTGTGTTCATCGTGGTGGCGGTGCTCAAGCAGTTCGCCACGATGCGGCTGGAGATGCGCTGGCGCACCTGGATGACCAACCGTTTCCTCGAGCGCTGGATGGCGCACCAGGCCTACTACCGCATCGAGCAGGGCGGCCGCGCCGACAACCCCGACCAGCGGATCTCCGAAGACATCCGCAGCCTCACCAGCGACAGCCTGACGCTGTCGCTAGGCCTGTTGAATTCGGTGGTCACGCTGGTGTCCTTCGTGGCCATTCTCTGGACGCTTTCGGGTCCGCTGTCGTTCTCGCTGGCCGGCCACGCGGTGACGATCCCCGGCTACATGGTGTGGACCGCGCTGGTCTACGCCGTGCTGGGTTCGTGGATCACCCACAAGGTCGGCAAGCCGCTGATCGGCCTGTACTTCCGCCAGGAGCAGACCGAAGCCGGCTTTCGCTACGGGCTGGTGCGACTGCGTGAGAACGCCGAGGGCGTGGCGCTCTACCACGGCGAGTCGTCGGAAAAATCACAGCTGCGTGCGCGCTTCGAGCTGATCCGCGACAACTGGCAAGGGCTCATCCGATACATGCGCCGCCTGGTGTTCGTGAACTCCGGCTACAGCCAGGTCGCCATCGTGTTCCCGCTGATCGTGGCTGCGCCGCGCTACTTCTCGGGCCAGCTCACGCTGGGCGGGCTGATGCAGATCAACTCGGCCTTCGGACAGGTGCAAGGTGCGCTGTCGTGGTTCGTCGACAGCTACGCCAGCCTGGTCAACTGGCAGGCCTCGGCGAACCGGCTGCTCGACCTGGAACAGGCCATCGTCGGCGCCGAACGCGACGAGGCGCAGCGCGACGGCAGCCGGGGCATCGCGGTGGACGCGTCGGCAGATGGCGCGGTGCATGCCCACGGCCTGGTGCTGAATGTTCCTGGCCGCGACGCGGATGCGCCGCTGACCGCGCCGGTGGAACTGGCCGTGCGCCCAGGTGAACGCTGGCTGGTGTCGGGGCCGTCGGGCTCGGGCAAGAGCGTGCTGTTCCGGGCGCTGGCCGGCATCTGGCCTTATGGCGGCGGGCGCATCGCGCATCCGGCGGGCAAGAGCCTGCTGTTCCTGCCGCAGAAGAGTTATGTGCCGACTGGCTCGCTGGCCGATGCGCTGTGCTATCCGCAAACGGCTTCCGAATACGATGCCGCCACACTGCGTGCCTTGCTGCACGACTGCCGGCTCGACGGGCTGGTCGAGCGGCTCGACGACGTGGACAACTGGTCGATGCGCCTGTCGCCAGGCGAACAGCAGCGGCTGGCCTTTGGAAGGGCGGTGCTGCAGCGGCCCGACTACCTGTTCCTTGACGAGGCGACCTCCGCGCTGGACGAGGAGTCCGAGGCCGCCATGTACGCGCTGGTGCAGGAGCGCCTGCCCGGCACGGCCGTGGTGAGCATCGCGCACCGCAGCACCGTGGCGCGCTGGCACGAGCGGCAGGTGCGCTATCTGCCGCAGGACGGGGGTAGGGGGCCGTTCGCACCGGCCGAGGTGCCGCTGCCGGCGGCCTGA
- a CDS encoding type II toxin-antitoxin system VapC family toxin codes for MPFPPREGGMRVLFDTSALTKRYAVEEGRDRILDLFAATDSVVIAAHGQAEVASALMRRRQEGSLSSHDFDRAWAMAQQDVADMERVPLDAHVERFAFAAMAHAPLCATDALHIGSAMSARVDLFVTCDRRQAEAARQLGLQTEYVPCARKEAS; via the coding sequence ATGCCGTTCCCGCCCCGCGAAGGCGGCATGCGGGTGCTCTTCGACACCTCCGCCCTCACCAAGCGCTATGCCGTGGAAGAGGGCCGCGATCGCATCCTCGACCTCTTCGCCGCGACCGATTCGGTGGTGATCGCCGCGCACGGCCAGGCCGAGGTGGCGTCGGCCCTGATGCGTCGACGGCAGGAGGGCAGTCTGTCGTCGCACGATTTCGATCGCGCCTGGGCGATGGCGCAACAGGACGTGGCCGACATGGAACGTGTACCGCTCGACGCGCACGTGGAACGTTTCGCCTTTGCCGCCATGGCCCACGCCCCGCTGTGTGCGACCGACGCACTGCATATCGGCAGCGCCATGTCTGCCCGCGTCGACCTCTTCGTGACCTGCGATCGTCGACAGGCCGAAGCCGCCCGTCAATTGGGTCTGCAAACCGAATACGTGCCTTGCGCACGGAAGGAAGCATCGTGA
- a CDS encoding type II toxin-antitoxin system Phd/YefM family antitoxin, protein MHILPLSEFRANASAMLDLVEQGQTVRIMRHGKPVADLVPAAADAAPTRLPSWKRPFDPVALPEGQSLADAVRAERENAPW, encoded by the coding sequence ATGCACATCCTCCCTCTGAGTGAGTTCCGTGCGAATGCGTCCGCCATGCTCGACCTGGTCGAACAGGGCCAGACGGTTCGCATCATGCGGCACGGTAAGCCGGTGGCCGACCTGGTGCCTGCAGCCGCCGACGCAGCGCCCACGCGCCTGCCGAGCTGGAAACGCCCCTTCGACCCGGTCGCCCTGCCCGAAGGTCAGTCGCTCGCCGATGCGGTGCGCGCAGAGCGCGAGAACGCGCCGTGGTGA
- the mnmG gene encoding tRNA uridine-5-carboxymethylaminomethyl(34) synthesis enzyme MnmG, with translation MIYPQEFDVIVVGGGHAGTEAALAAARMGSKTLLLTHNIETLGQMSCNPSIGGIGKGHLVKEVDALGGAMAIATDESGIQFRILNSSKGPAVRATRAQADRILYKAAIRSRLENQSNLWLFQQAVDDLVVEGDRVVGAVTQVGITFRARAVVLTAGTFLDGKIHVGLNNFAAGRAGDPPATSLSARLKELQLPQGRLKTGTPPRIDGRSIDFSQCVEQPGDGMPGGTNEGVVPAFSFMGSATMHPEQRPCWVTNTNERTHDIIRSGFDRSPMFTGKIEGVGPRYCPSVEDKINRFADKESHQIFLEPEGLTTHEFYPNGISTSLPFDIQYALVRSMKGLENAHILRPGYAIEYDYFDPRSLTSAFETRQITGLFFAGQINGTTGYEEAAAQGLFAGTNAALQARGDGPWLPRRDEAYLGVLVDDLITKGVTEPYRMFTSRAEFRLQLREDNADARLTEAGRQLGLVGNAQWDAFCRKRDAVSRETERLRSIWINPRNLAASETERVLGKAIEHEYNLGDLLRRPNVTYTALMSLDGGRFVSHDVSRETLGDSVDAVIEQIEISAKYSGYIERQKDEVERSAHHERMKLPADLDYMQVAALSIEVRQKLNRHRPETLGQASRISGVTPAAISLLLIHLKKRGFKGFGESTTNEMVPA, from the coding sequence GTGATCTACCCCCAGGAATTCGACGTCATCGTCGTCGGTGGCGGCCACGCCGGCACTGAAGCGGCACTGGCTGCCGCGCGCATGGGCAGCAAGACCCTGCTGCTCACCCACAACATCGAGACGCTGGGCCAGATGAGCTGCAATCCGTCGATCGGCGGCATCGGCAAGGGTCACCTTGTGAAGGAAGTCGACGCGCTGGGCGGCGCCATGGCCATCGCCACGGACGAGTCGGGCATTCAGTTCCGCATTCTCAACAGCTCCAAAGGCCCGGCCGTGCGTGCAACGCGCGCACAGGCGGACCGCATTCTCTACAAGGCTGCCATTCGCTCGCGTCTGGAAAACCAATCGAATCTCTGGCTGTTCCAGCAGGCGGTGGACGACTTGGTGGTGGAGGGCGATCGTGTCGTGGGAGCCGTCACGCAGGTCGGCATTACCTTCCGCGCACGGGCCGTGGTGCTGACGGCCGGTACCTTCCTCGACGGCAAGATCCACGTGGGACTGAATAACTTCGCGGCAGGCAGGGCAGGGGACCCGCCAGCCACTTCGCTGTCGGCACGACTCAAGGAATTGCAACTGCCGCAGGGCCGGCTCAAGACCGGCACGCCGCCGCGGATCGACGGCCGGAGCATCGACTTCAGCCAATGTGTGGAGCAACCCGGCGACGGCATGCCTGGCGGCACCAACGAGGGCGTGGTGCCGGCTTTCAGTTTCATGGGCTCGGCTACGATGCACCCCGAGCAGCGGCCATGCTGGGTAACGAACACCAACGAGCGCACGCACGACATCATCCGCAGCGGCTTCGATCGCAGCCCCATGTTCACCGGCAAGATCGAAGGGGTCGGCCCGCGTTATTGCCCGAGCGTGGAAGACAAGATCAACCGCTTCGCCGACAAGGAAAGTCACCAAATCTTCCTGGAGCCAGAGGGGCTGACCACGCACGAGTTCTATCCCAACGGCATTTCGACGAGCTTGCCGTTCGACATTCAATACGCCTTGGTGCGATCGATGAAGGGCCTGGAGAACGCGCACATCCTGCGCCCCGGCTACGCCATCGAGTACGACTACTTCGACCCGCGGTCGCTGACATCAGCCTTCGAGACTCGGCAGATCACGGGGCTGTTCTTCGCAGGACAGATCAACGGAACGACCGGCTACGAAGAAGCAGCTGCTCAAGGCCTTTTTGCCGGCACCAACGCCGCCTTGCAGGCGCGCGGCGATGGCCCCTGGCTGCCGCGCCGGGACGAGGCCTATCTTGGCGTGCTGGTCGACGACCTCATTACCAAGGGCGTCACCGAGCCTTACCGTATGTTCACCAGCCGCGCCGAGTTTCGACTGCAGCTGCGTGAAGACAACGCCGATGCACGTTTGACCGAGGCAGGTCGGCAGCTGGGTCTGGTTGGTAACGCCCAGTGGGACGCTTTCTGCCGCAAACGAGACGCTGTTTCACGTGAAACAGAACGGCTGCGCTCAATCTGGATCAACCCGCGCAACCTGGCGGCGAGCGAAACCGAGCGGGTACTGGGCAAGGCGATCGAACACGAATACAACCTTGGCGATCTCTTGCGTAGACCCAATGTCACGTACACCGCGTTGATGTCGCTCGACGGCGGGCGCTTCGTCAGTCACGATGTTTCACGTGAAACCTTGGGCGATTCGGTCGATGCGGTCATCGAGCAGATCGAGATTTCGGCCAAGTATTCTGGCTACATCGAGCGCCAGAAGGATGAAGTCGAACGCTCTGCACATCACGAACGGATGAAGCTTCCGGCCGACCTGGACTACATGCAGGTCGCGGCCTTGAGCATCGAGGTTCGGCAAAAGTTGAACCGCCATCGCCCAGAAACGCTGGGTCAAGCCTCCCGCATTTCCGGCGTGACGCCTGCCGCAATATCGCTCCTGCTGATCCACCTGAAGAAGCGTGGTTTCAAGGGGTTTGGCGAGTCGACAACGAACGAGATGGTACCGGCTTGA